Proteins from a genomic interval of Lolium perenne isolate Kyuss_39 chromosome 1, Kyuss_2.0, whole genome shotgun sequence:
- the LOC127318112 gene encoding histone-lysine N-methyltransferase, H3 lysine-9 specific SUVH1, with product MDRARNFIPDPNEELLDIKPLRSLAPMFPAPMGVNIIQSSTPPLVCVTPVGQFPTGFGAGNLPAFGSFATFSATANGFSHAGTSANGPTDATPISAYKTRSSGGTSEHKAKRSSGLAADGSNGVKAKRLRPNYKNLVAGKEIAFLPASNSNPRDTVEAVHMIFEALRRRHVQMDETQDGRKCANMKAGTIMIANNIRANAGKKVGPVPGVEIGDIFYFRMELCIIGLHAQSMCGIDYIGNVEDSVAICIVAAGGYENQDDDTETLVYSGSGGNSRNTEERHDQKLERGNLALERSVHRKNEIRVVRGFKDPACVSGKIYIYDGLYKIQESWKERTKFGINCFKYRLQREPGQPDGAAIWKMTQRWIQDPSTRGTVILPDLSSGAEIIPVCLVNEVDHEKGLGHFTYTNEVKYLRSLTSVRPLLGCQCESVCLPGDTSCACGQHNGGDLPYNSSGVLVFRKPVIYECGEACHCTLNCRNRVTQKENRYHFEVFRTTNRGWGLRCWDPIRAGAFICEYTGEVVDGLNNLDDYIFQTACPGDKTLKWNCGSELLGEESTYVSADEFEPLPIKISAKRRGNVSRFMNHSCSPNVFWQPVQYGHGDDKHPHIMFFALNHIPPMTELTYDYGVVGAEPTRRTRNCLCGSSSCRGVF from the coding sequence ATGGACAGGGCTAGGAATTTCATACCTGACCCTAATGAGGAGCTCCTGGATATCAAGCCATTAAGGTCTTTAGCTCCAATGTTCCCTGCACCAATGGGAGTCAACATTATTCAGTCAAGCACACCGCCGTTGGTCTGCGTGACTCCTGTTGGCCAGTTTCCTACAGGATTTGGTGCAGGGAACCTTCCTGCCTTTGGATCATTTGCCACCTTCAGTGCTACTGCAAATGGTTTCTCGCATGCAGGCACCAGTGCTAATGGGCCCACTGATGCTACCCCTATCTCAGCCTACAAAACGAGATCATCTGGGGGTACATCTGAGCACAAGGCTAAGAGGTCTTCCGGTTTGGCTGCAGATGGCTCAAATGGAGTTAAGGCCAAGCGTCTTAGGCCCAACTACAAGAATCTTGTCGCTGGCAAGGAGATTGCTTTTTTGCCAGCTTCAAATAGTAATCCTAGGGATACTGTGGAAGCAGTTCATATGATCTTCGAGGCACTCAGACGTAGACATGTGCAGATGGATGAAACACAGGATGGTAGAAAATGTGCAAACATGAAAGCTGGCACCATCATGATCGCCAATAATATCAGGGCCAATGCAGGAAAGAAGGTTGGGCCTGTTCCTGGAGTTGAAATAGGGGATATTTTCTATTTCAGGATGGAGCTATGCATCATTGGTTTGCATGCTCAAAGCATGTGTGGCATTGATTACATTGGAAATGTCGAGGATTCTGTAGCAATTTGTATTGTTGCAGCAGGTGGTTATGAGAATCAGGATGATGACACAGAGACGCTGGTGTACAGTGGTTCAGGGGGTAATAGTAGGAATACTGAGGAGAGGCATGACCAGAAGCTTGAGAGGGGCAACCTTGCTCTTGAGAGGAGTGTGCACAGGAAGAATGAGATAAGAGTTGTGCGGGGATTCAAAGATCCAGCTTGTGTTTCTGGAAAAATATACATATATGATGGCCTCTATAAGATCCAAGAGTCCTGGAAGGAGAGAACAAAGTTTGGCATCAATTGCTTCAAGTACCGGTTGCAGCGTGAACCTGGACAGCCTGATGGAGCTGCAATATGGAAGATGACTCAACGATGGATACAAGATCCATCAACAAGAGGCACTGTTATACTACCTGACCTATCATCTGGGGCTGAAATAATCCCAGTTTGTCTTGTCAATGAGGTAGATCATGAGAAAGGACTTGGACATTTCACCTATACTAATGAGGTCAAATACTTGAGATCCCTCACTTCTGTGAGGCCATTGCTGGGTTGTCAGTGCGAGAGTGTTTGCCTACCTGGTGATACCAGCTGTGCTTGTGGGCAACATAATGGAGGGGATCTACCCTACAATTCATCAGGAGTGTTGGTGTTCCGCAAGCCAGTAATATATGAATGTGGTGAAGCTTGCCATTGTACCCTGAATTGTCGCAACAGAGTGACCCAAAAGGAGAACAGATACCACTTTGAGGTCTTTAGGACCACAAATCGAGGCTGGGGTCTTCGCTGCTGGGACCCTATCCGTGCTGGTGCATTTATCTGTGAGTACACTGGGGAGGTCGTTGATGGGCTCAATAATCTGGATGATTACATTTTTCAGACTGCGTGTCCTGGTGACAAGACGCTAAAATGGAATTGTGGGAGTGAATTGTTAGGTGAGGAAAGCACATATGTATCAGCTGATGAATTTGAGCCACTGCCCATCAAGATAAGTGCAAAACGTAGGGGAAATGTCTCACGTTTCATGAACCACAGTTGCTCCCCGAATGTCTTCTGGCAACCAGTGCAATATGGCCATGGCGATGACAAGCACCCACATATCATGTTCTTTGCACTTAATCACATCCCACCCATGACAGAACTAACTTATGACTATGGTGTGGTTGGAGCTGAGCCCACTCGTAGGACCAGGAACTGCCTGTGTGGATCATCAAGCTGTCGTGGGGTATTTTGA